The genomic interval ATGTCTGCCTGCACGGAAACATCGAGTGCCGGTGTCGGTTCGTCCGCGATAAGGAGGGCCGGACGCAAGGCGATGGCGCGGGCGATGGCGACGCGTTGTTTTTGACCGCCGGAGAGTTCGTGCGGATAGCGGCTTCTCCAGGACGAAGGGAGACCGACCTGATCCAGCAAGCGGTCGACAGCCTTGGCCAGATCAGCCGATGCGAGGCGGCGGTGGGCACGGAACGGTTCGGCAATGACGTCGCCTAAGGTCAGCCGCGGGTTGAGAGAACCGGACGGGCTTTGGAACACCACCCCGATACGGCTGCGCAGTTCCCGCGTGTGTCGGCGAGCCTGACTGACATCCTGCCCTTCGATCAGGATACGGCCATAGGTCACCGGGGCGAGGCCGATCAGGCTCTTGCCAATGCTGGACTTGCCCGACCCGGACTCACCCACAAGACCCAAGATCTCGCCCGGACGGATATCGAAGGAAACGTCGCGGACGATATCTGCGGATTGCCTGAATCCGGTGCGATAGGCGATGTGCAGATCCTGCACGCTGACCCAGGGCTCGCCCTCAAGTTGCGGCGCGACGTGGTCCGCATCACGCTTGGGCACGGCGGCCAGGAGGCTGCGGGTATAATCGTGCTTCGGACTTTCGAACAGTTCAAGGACCGGGGCCGTCTCGACGATCCGGCCGTGACGGAGCACGATCACCTGGTCGGCCAGATCGGCCACCACGCCCATATCGTGGGTGATCAGCAAGATCGCCGTCGAAAGTTCCTGATTGAGTCGTCGCAGCAGGTTGAGCACTTCCCGTTGCACCGTGACATCGAGCGCCGTCGTCGGTTCGTCGGCGATGATGATGTCGGGGTTGCCGGCAAGCGCGATGGCGATCATGACGCGCTGCAATTGCCCCCCGGACATTTCGTGCGGATGGCTGGATAGGCGCCGCTCCGGATCGGCGATTTCCACCTGCGCCAAGAGCGATATGGCCCGCTGGCGCACCTCGCTGGCAGAGAGGTCAGGCTGGTGAACCTTGATGGTTTCAGCGAGCTGGTAGCCAATGGTGAAAACCGGATCGAGGGCCGCCACCGGGTCCTGAAACACGATGGCAATGCCGCTGCCGCGCATAGCGAACAGCTTGTCGCGACGGGCCGAAATCAAATCAGTCCCGTCATAGTGCACGGTACCAGACACCTTGGCGACGTGCGGGAGCAGGCCCAGCACGGCGAGTGCTGTG from Devosia sp. 2618 carries:
- a CDS encoding ABC transporter ATP-binding protein, giving the protein MADEPILAIRDLTVAFGAKAERALNGVSFDLKRGEVLALVGESGSGKSATALAVLGLLPHVAKVSGTVHYDGTDLISARRDKLFAMRGSGIAIVFQDPVAALDPVFTIGYQLAETIKVHQPDLSASEVRQRAISLLAQVEIADPERRLSSHPHEMSGGQLQRVMIAIALAGNPDIIIADEPTTALDVTVQREVLNLLRRLNQELSTAILLITHDMGVVADLADQVIVLRHGRIVETAPVLELFESPKHDYTRSLLAAVPKRDADHVAPQLEGEPWVSVQDLHIAYRTGFRQSADIVRDVSFDIRPGEILGLVGESGSGKSSIGKSLIGLAPVTYGRILIEGQDVSQARRHTRELRSRIGVVFQSPSGSLNPRLTLGDVIAEPFRAHRRLASADLAKAVDRLLDQVGLPSSWRSRYPHELSGGQKQRVAIARAIALRPALLIADEPTPALDVSVQADILKLLKDLQAESNFACLFISHDLLVVQNLCNRVIVLRHGQIVESGPTNAVLGTPQDDYTRTLVLSAPIADPRRQAERRALG